In Candidatus Berkelbacteria bacterium, the following are encoded in one genomic region:
- a CDS encoding KH domain-containing protein gives MAEITDQEYVESIVKPLVENPEEVVTSRTVDEMGVLIQLTLNRSDMGKVIGRDGRTAKAIRSLLRVFGSKSNARINLKIVEPEGGEPAPEKVKKEETESIPEEKPTSEEKATSVI, from the coding sequence ATGGCAGAAATTACAGATCAAGAATACGTCGAAAGTATCGTAAAGCCTCTGGTAGAAAATCCCGAGGAAGTTGTCACTAGCCGAACCGTCGATGAGATGGGTGTTTTAATCCAGCTCACTTTGAACCGCTCTGATATGGGTAAGGTTATCGGTCGTGACGGACGAACCGCTAAAGCGATCCGCTCGCTTTTGCGCGTCTTCGGTTCAAAATCGAATGCCCGCATTAATCTGAAGATCGTTGAGCCTGAAGGTGGCGAACCGGCTCCGGAAAAAGTAAAGAAGGAAGAAACTGAATCAATTCCGGAAGAGAAGCCAACCTCAGAAGAAAAAGCTACTAGCGTTATCTAG
- a CDS encoding ABC transporter ATP-binding protein, which produces MSSTVVSKNIISVKDIRKTYPGGTEAVRGVSFDVRQGEFFGFLGPNGAGKTTTINMLVNLVKKTSGEIKIDGLRLEDNLDEIYKRVGFAMQEVGLDEVATAREMLQLHGKLYHMDNEKIQQRVSMLLKLVELEKVADKFTSTYSGGMRRRFDLALSLMHEPKVLFLDEPTQGLDPHARQLIWSHLRKLNKEGMTIFLTTHFMEEAEELCERLAIMDKGQIVEMGSPQELIKKHNAKNIEEVFLKTTGHNIGEEDVNKNAADPFVRMRS; this is translated from the coding sequence ATGAGTTCTACTGTCGTGTCAAAAAATATCATCAGCGTCAAAGATATCAGGAAAACCTATCCGGGCGGTACCGAGGCGGTGCGGGGGGTTAGTTTCGACGTGCGTCAGGGCGAATTCTTTGGCTTTTTAGGGCCCAATGGGGCTGGTAAAACAACTACCATCAATATGCTCGTCAATTTGGTCAAGAAAACTTCGGGCGAAATTAAGATTGACGGCCTGAGGCTCGAAGATAACCTAGACGAAATATATAAGCGTGTCGGCTTTGCCATGCAAGAAGTTGGCCTTGATGAGGTGGCGACAGCTCGAGAAATGCTGCAATTGCACGGCAAGCTTTATCACATGGATAACGAAAAAATCCAGCAGCGAGTCAGCATGCTCCTCAAACTAGTTGAGCTTGAGAAAGTTGCCGACAAATTTACTTCAACGTACTCTGGCGGCATGCGTCGTCGCTTCGACTTAGCCCTGTCCTTGATGCACGAGCCAAAGGTCTTGTTCCTTGATGAACCGACCCAAGGCCTCGATCCACATGCCAGGCAACTGATCTGGAGTCACCTGCGCAAGCTCAATAAAGAGGGTATGACGATTTTCCTGACTACTCACTTTATGGAAGAGGCCGAGGAGCTTTGTGAACGTTTAGCGATTATGGACAAAGGCCAGATCGTTGAAATGGGTTCACCGCAAGAATTAATCAAGAAACATAACGCCAAAAATATCGAAGAAGTTTTCCTTAAAACCACCGGACACAATATCGGCGAGGAGGATGTTAATAAGAACGCCGCTGACCCATTCGTGAGGATGAGGAGCTAG
- a CDS encoding class II fructose-bisphosphate aldolase has translation MLVNLTKILALADEGHYAIGGFNMTTLESAMAVVEAGEQEDSPVILQISEKTIDYMGLDLAFAIAKTLADRAKVPVCVHFDHGRNFELVEQSLRTGFSSVMLDVSQMEKNKRIPFVKDFTLKAHRLGATVEAEEDQIGGREDYVEGDNSHFTDPKRAMTFVKETGVDAFAVSIGSTHGKPLPHERLDVELLAEINKVVNVPLVLHGASSTDEKLVREVISAGVCKINIDTDLRLAFTRELRRTLKDPDIYDPREELKPSRDEIIEEVRRHIKLFGSSGKAR, from the coding sequence ATGCTCGTTAACCTAACGAAAATACTCGCCTTGGCGGACGAGGGCCACTACGCGATTGGCGGCTTCAATATGACCACACTCGAATCGGCCATGGCGGTTGTGGAGGCCGGAGAACAAGAAGATTCACCAGTCATCTTACAAATTAGTGAGAAAACGATTGATTATATGGGCCTCGACTTGGCGTTTGCCATCGCCAAAACATTGGCCGATCGGGCAAAAGTGCCAGTTTGCGTCCATTTCGATCACGGACGAAATTTTGAGCTCGTCGAACAATCCCTTCGAACTGGATTCTCCTCGGTCATGCTCGATGTCTCGCAAATGGAAAAGAACAAACGTATCCCGTTCGTCAAAGACTTTACGCTTAAAGCTCACAGGCTTGGGGCAACGGTCGAAGCGGAGGAGGATCAGATCGGAGGTCGAGAAGATTACGTCGAGGGTGACAATAGCCATTTCACCGACCCAAAACGAGCCATGACTTTCGTTAAAGAGACCGGCGTTGATGCTTTTGCGGTTTCAATTGGTTCAACTCACGGCAAGCCACTGCCACACGAGAGGCTCGACGTTGAGCTGCTCGCTGAAATTAATAAAGTTGTGAACGTGCCATTAGTCCTGCATGGCGCCTCATCTACCGACGAGAAACTAGTGCGTGAAGTGATTTCAGCGGGGGTTTGCAAAATTAATATCGATACCGATTTGCGTCTAGCTTTCACACGCGAGTTGCGTCGTACTTTAAAGGATCCGGACATTTACGATCCGCGAGAAGAGCTTAAACCATCTCGTGACGAGATTATCGAAGAAGTTCGCCGACATATTAAGTTGTTTGGCAGTAGTGGGAAAGCCCGCTAA
- a CDS encoding ABC transporter permease: MTTFFSDWYYLSIRNIKLIWRPLMALLPPFFMPIFFFAVNSLSLSSFAKVPGFPDVSYKDFIAPVAIFTAIFFSAGNAGIELVQDIQSGYFKKLVIMPINRLSIVLAKLTEIAVQSILQGVVMLILLLVWGVTIKTGFFGVLAMFGMLILFAMAWSCIGMISALRTQNARLVQSLFILVFPLLYLTTSQSPRELLPSTFAQITDYNPVTYIIEGIRALVLDGWGNPDIAYGFYAAAGMFIVLVTLTVMSFRKAIK, encoded by the coding sequence ATGACGACTTTCTTTTCTGATTGGTATTATCTGTCGATCCGTAACATTAAACTGATTTGGCGACCGCTCATGGCGCTATTGCCACCGTTTTTTATGCCGATCTTTTTCTTTGCGGTAAACTCGCTCTCATTGTCGTCGTTCGCTAAAGTCCCTGGTTTCCCTGACGTTTCTTATAAAGACTTCATCGCCCCTGTGGCAATTTTTACGGCGATCTTCTTCTCGGCTGGTAACGCCGGTATTGAGTTAGTCCAAGATATTCAAAGTGGTTATTTCAAGAAATTGGTCATAATGCCGATTAACCGCCTGAGCATCGTCTTAGCAAAACTCACTGAGATCGCCGTTCAGTCCATTTTACAGGGCGTGGTTATGCTGATTTTACTTTTGGTTTGGGGCGTGACTATTAAAACCGGTTTCTTCGGGGTATTGGCGATGTTTGGGATGCTGATTCTATTCGCGATGGCATGGAGCTGTATCGGCATGATCTCCGCCCTTAGAACTCAGAATGCTCGCCTAGTTCAGTCGTTGTTTATCCTGGTCTTCCCGCTGCTTTACCTAACAACGTCACAATCACCGCGTGAGCTTCTGCCATCGACTTTCGCCCAAATTACTGATTACAACCCTGTCACCTACATTATTGAGGGGATCCGCGCCCTCGTCCTTGACGGTTGGGGTAATCCGGATATTGCCTACGGTTTTTATGCCGCCGCCGGGATGTTCATCGTCCTCGTGACGTTAACCGTCATGTCGTTCCGCAAGGCAATAAAGTAA
- a CDS encoding transketolase family protein has translation MQLLNGVGVGELEQAAIRDGFGEALLQLGKHNESIVALTADLTESTRVQQFAKSFPERFFEIGVAEQNLIGIAAGLSHEGFIPFAASYAVFSPGRTWDQIRVSVCYSKNNVKIIGSHAGLSVGADGATHQALEDVAIMRVLPNMVVVVPCDATEAHKATLAIAKHKGPCYLRLGREKVPTITSEETPFELGKAITITKGSDVTIVANGPLVFNALQAAHQLEGTYSVRVVNLHTVKPLDHKTILDAAEETGAIVTAEDHQIDGGMGSAVAELVSQFNPVPVVRVGVKDSFGESGSVKELMDHFGLNVEAICDAVKKAITLKGKNAR, from the coding sequence ATGCAACTCTTGAACGGCGTTGGCGTAGGTGAGTTGGAACAAGCGGCGATTCGTGACGGCTTTGGTGAAGCGCTTCTTCAGCTTGGTAAGCACAACGAGAGTATTGTCGCCCTAACGGCCGACTTGACAGAGAGCACTAGGGTTCAGCAATTTGCCAAGAGTTTTCCGGAGCGGTTTTTTGAAATTGGCGTCGCGGAACAAAATTTAATTGGTATCGCTGCCGGACTTTCTCATGAAGGCTTTATTCCGTTCGCCGCGTCTTACGCCGTCTTCTCGCCAGGACGAACTTGGGATCAAATCAGAGTCTCAGTTTGCTATTCCAAAAATAACGTCAAAATCATTGGCTCGCATGCTGGTTTGAGTGTTGGAGCTGATGGCGCGACCCATCAGGCGCTTGAGGATGTGGCGATAATGCGCGTGTTACCAAATATGGTCGTGGTCGTGCCGTGCGATGCGACTGAAGCACATAAAGCCACCCTCGCAATCGCTAAACATAAAGGCCCGTGTTATTTACGACTCGGTCGAGAGAAAGTCCCCACCATCACGAGCGAGGAAACGCCGTTTGAACTTGGTAAAGCGATAACTATAACTAAAGGTAGCGATGTGACGATTGTCGCCAATGGCCCATTAGTATTCAACGCTCTACAGGCAGCTCACCAGCTTGAAGGCACGTACTCCGTCAGGGTCGTTAACCTTCATACCGTTAAACCGTTAGATCATAAGACAATTTTAGACGCGGCAGAGGAGACCGGCGCCATTGTTACTGCCGAGGATCATCAAATTGACGGCGGAATGGGCTCGGCTGTTGCTGAGCTGGTTAGCCAATTTAATCCGGTACCAGTTGTACGTGTCGGGGTTAAGGACAGTTTTGGTGAATCTGGATCGGTTAAGGAGTTAATGGACCACTTCGGGCTAAACGTCGAGGCTATCTGCGACGCGGTCAAAAAAGCCATCACCCTGAAGGGAAAAAATGCTCGTTAA
- a CDS encoding RpiB/LacA/LacB family sugar-phosphate isomerase, with product MLYLAADHAGFEQKEFVAHKLAIDGVAFEDLGTFSKEMDDYPVHARRVAKEVIKHGGTGLLFCGTGVGMSIVANRTKGIRAAVVWNEEVAQRSRDEDDANIACLPARLVSNETAWEIVRMFLATTFGHEERYKRRVKEIDRI from the coding sequence ATGCTCTACCTTGCCGCCGACCATGCGGGGTTTGAGCAGAAAGAATTTGTGGCCCATAAGTTGGCAATCGATGGCGTCGCTTTTGAAGATCTAGGGACGTTTTCCAAGGAGATGGATGACTATCCCGTACACGCCAGGCGTGTTGCTAAGGAAGTCATAAAGCACGGCGGCACTGGGTTGCTTTTCTGCGGCACCGGCGTAGGAATGTCGATTGTGGCCAATAGAACCAAAGGTATCCGGGCGGCGGTGGTTTGGAACGAAGAGGTCGCTCAACGTTCACGCGATGAGGACGATGCCAATATCGCCTGCTTGCCGGCCCGACTTGTAAGTAACGAAACGGCTTGGGAGATAGTTCGGATGTTTCTGGCTACGACATTTGGCCATGAAGAGAGATATAAACGCCGAGTCAAGGAGATCGATCGAATATGA
- the trmD gene encoding tRNA (guanosine(37)-N1)-methyltransferase TrmD, with amino-acid sequence MKVDVLTLFPDLIEQVLTHSIPGRAQRSGVVDLNAHQLRTWAIDKRGTVDDSPYGGGPGMVLRVDVAHAALEGVDHGHRAHRIMLSPDGEQFTQEIAEKLSHEKRLVLLCGRYEGFDARIEKYVDQKLSIGPYVISGGELAAAVVIDAVTRLLSGVLGNAASLESETFVEGQTDFPQYTRPEVYKGKKVPEVLLGGHHAEIQKWRDTQRRQV; translated from the coding sequence ATGAAGGTTGATGTTCTAACGCTATTTCCGGATCTAATTGAGCAGGTTTTGACTCACTCTATACCTGGTAGAGCTCAACGTAGCGGAGTTGTTGACCTCAACGCGCATCAGTTACGCACTTGGGCGATAGATAAACGAGGTACTGTCGACGATTCGCCGTACGGCGGCGGCCCGGGAATGGTTCTGCGCGTTGACGTGGCACACGCAGCGCTCGAAGGAGTCGATCACGGACATAGAGCACATCGCATTATGCTCTCGCCGGACGGCGAACAGTTTACGCAAGAAATTGCCGAAAAATTAAGCCATGAAAAAAGGTTGGTGCTACTTTGTGGGCGTTACGAGGGTTTCGACGCCCGGATTGAAAAATACGTCGACCAGAAACTCTCGATCGGACCGTACGTTATCAGCGGTGGCGAGCTAGCCGCGGCGGTTGTGATCGACGCTGTCACTCGCCTTCTATCAGGAGTTCTAGGAAATGCCGCTTCTCTAGAATCCGAAACCTTCGTCGAGGGGCAAACTGATTTTCCGCAATATACTCGACCAGAGGTTTACAAAGGAAAGAAAGTCCCCGAGGTACTACTTGGCGGGCACCACGCCGAGATCCAGAAATGGCGCGACACCCAACGTCGGCAGGTTTGA
- a CDS encoding 50S ribosomal protein L25, with amino-acid sequence MVNKTIALHAEGREITGKKVKKLRQRAVMPAVVYGRDLEPSPISIDLKEFKKVFAEAGTSALVDLTINDAKPIKVLLHEPQTHYLNGEPIHVDFYAVKMTEKIETAIPITFVGVSPAVEEMEGNFISNKDELNIRCLPGDLIPGVEVDLTVLKTFDDQVRVKDIQVPETVEVTDDPEDVVCLVAAPISEEELEAELTEDTAAEEAAVAELGAEEAAEGEEKAEGETAEAEASPEPETKDA; translated from the coding sequence ATGGTCAACAAAACGATTGCTCTACACGCCGAAGGGCGTGAAATTACTGGGAAAAAAGTAAAAAAGCTGCGCCAACGCGCGGTGATGCCTGCTGTAGTTTATGGTCGCGACCTTGAACCAAGTCCTATCTCAATTGACCTCAAGGAGTTCAAGAAAGTTTTTGCTGAGGCTGGAACGAGCGCTTTGGTGGACTTAACTATTAATGACGCTAAGCCGATCAAAGTGCTTCTTCACGAACCGCAAACCCATTATCTTAACGGTGAGCCGATTCACGTCGATTTTTATGCCGTTAAAATGACCGAAAAAATTGAGACAGCCATTCCGATTACTTTCGTTGGCGTTTCGCCAGCCGTGGAAGAAATGGAAGGCAACTTTATCTCTAACAAAGACGAACTTAATATCCGTTGTCTGCCGGGCGATCTCATTCCAGGAGTTGAGGTTGATTTAACCGTACTCAAGACATTTGACGATCAAGTACGCGTTAAAGATATCCAGGTGCCGGAAACAGTTGAGGTTACCGACGATCCTGAAGACGTGGTTTGCCTCGTCGCCGCGCCAATCAGTGAAGAGGAGCTCGAAGCTGAGCTAACTGAAGACACCGCTGCTGAAGAAGCTGCCGTTGCTGAGCTCGGTGCTGAAGAAGCTGCCGAAGGTGAAGAAAAAGCCGAAGGCGAAACCGCTGAAGCCGAAGCCTCACCAGAGCCAGAAACAAAAGACGCCTAA
- a CDS encoding transketolase: MNSKQLALKANEIRQEIIAMLLEAGSGHSAGPLGMADVFTALYFEILKIKNEDPDWSERDRLVLSCGHICPVLYATLALRGFFPRAELKTLRQIGSRLQGHPHNLSLPGVETSSGPLGQGVSQAIGMALAAKLKDEDWRTYLVMSDGEHNEGQSWEGIMYAGARRLHNLTAIVDRNNIQIDGHTEDVLPLEPLLEKYQAFNWHVIEADGHNFDDIISSFRHARAVFEKPTAIIFHTIPGKGVDFMEQDYKWHGTPPDKEQAHQALNELRTLRGKIQGEHE, encoded by the coding sequence ATGAACAGCAAGCAGCTTGCACTTAAAGCCAACGAAATTCGTCAAGAAATAATCGCTATGTTACTTGAGGCTGGTTCAGGTCATTCGGCGGGGCCGCTTGGTATGGCCGACGTCTTCACGGCGCTATATTTTGAAATTCTTAAAATTAAAAACGAAGATCCCGATTGGTCAGAGCGCGACCGTTTAGTTCTGTCTTGTGGCCACATTTGTCCAGTGCTTTACGCGACGCTGGCGTTGCGCGGCTTTTTCCCACGAGCCGAGTTAAAGACGTTGCGACAAATTGGTAGTCGCCTGCAAGGACACCCGCATAATCTATCACTCCCAGGCGTAGAGACGTCCTCAGGACCGCTAGGCCAGGGCGTTAGCCAAGCTATTGGCATGGCCTTAGCGGCTAAATTAAAGGACGAGGATTGGCGGACCTACCTTGTGATGAGTGACGGCGAGCACAACGAAGGGCAGAGTTGGGAAGGAATTATGTATGCGGGTGCAAGGCGCCTTCATAATCTAACGGCAATTGTTGACCGCAATAATATCCAGATCGACGGCCATACCGAAGACGTTTTGCCGCTAGAGCCACTACTCGAAAAATACCAAGCTTTTAACTGGCACGTGATCGAGGCTGACGGCCACAATTTTGACGACATTATTAGCTCTTTCCGTCACGCCCGAGCAGTTTTTGAAAAGCCGACCGCGATAATTTTTCATACTATCCCCGGTAAGGGCGTTGACTTCATGGAACAAGATTATAAATGGCACGGTACGCCACCCGATAAAGAGCAAGCTCACCAGGCATTAAATGAGCTCCGGACACTGCGCGGAAAAATTCAGGGAGAACACGAGTGA
- a CDS encoding ATP-dependent Clp protease ATP-binding subunit, giving the protein MKTRVLQTERANFLQLYQSLPITVFRATVLGIGVLAIFGSVLPLINIESPNITGISLILLGPCLAVWAFHFYIIYLRDNPEFLIGERERKELLNNFDYVGAQALSSLESRKSYQPLWQALFTKPAIESIFFRLGLSKELLIEGFASAPSGDAERLAKTAQSLAAGKTADCFDLARTLLREPGLQAFLKQQKLPPDTVEDLVSFYQARYKLSQHDHFWLPEGSSRDGGVARSWSISYTNLLDQFTEKIPPQISRRVKYFPFYGREKLVEQVVTSLNKIEGQNILLVGEPGIGKKELFYSIASRVTNYQTKTGIDGYEVRILDLQSMLAAAPTVEQLGPLFQGLFRDLTSAGNVILLVPGIDLLLATEGAGSADVGNLLTEYLSHDKIHIIGTITPAHYVTMVQSKSILASKFVAIEVGAPKGRDLEKILLNSLPPIESRYGVFFQLQSLLTTVQLSDRYIKDKVSPKREIDLLEEIAASAHAKNTVFVLPEDVMLVVEQRTKVPLQVNEKEQKTLLNLEEALHQRIIGQNRAIKLVSDALLRARAGLSTGKKPIGSFLFLGPTGVGKTETAKALAQIYFGSEEKIIRLDMTEYADENALSKLLGTDELRHPGSLTVAIMQSPSTVLLLDEIEKASDTVKNVLLQLLDEGRLTTNFGKVLDFTNTIVIATSNAGSSFIKSQVERGAEAATTEKQLLDQLISERTYLPEFLNRFDGVVVFLPLTKAEVKQVVLLQLEQLKALVKQEKGLELEIAPSVIETLAAKGYDPVFGARALQRVMKQELETAIAREIIAQNPDPGTKLVISSL; this is encoded by the coding sequence ATGAAAACGCGAGTCTTGCAAACCGAACGGGCGAATTTTCTGCAGCTCTACCAGTCGCTGCCTATTACCGTATTCCGCGCAACAGTATTAGGAATTGGGGTTCTAGCAATCTTTGGTAGCGTCCTGCCACTCATTAACATTGAGTCGCCAAATATTACCGGGATTTCACTTATCTTATTGGGGCCGTGTTTAGCGGTTTGGGCTTTTCATTTTTACATAATTTACTTACGCGATAATCCAGAATTTTTAATTGGTGAAAGGGAGCGCAAGGAGCTATTAAATAACTTTGATTACGTCGGCGCCCAGGCTTTGTCTTCACTTGAAAGTAGAAAAAGCTACCAACCGTTATGGCAGGCGTTATTTACTAAACCAGCGATTGAATCAATCTTTTTCCGTTTAGGCCTTAGTAAAGAATTATTAATCGAAGGTTTCGCCTCCGCCCCGTCGGGTGACGCTGAGCGTTTGGCCAAAACCGCCCAATCCCTAGCTGCCGGCAAAACGGCTGACTGTTTCGATTTGGCTCGCACCCTCTTACGGGAACCAGGGTTGCAAGCGTTCCTAAAGCAGCAGAAATTGCCTCCCGATACCGTTGAGGACTTAGTCAGTTTTTATCAGGCACGTTACAAGCTCTCGCAGCATGATCATTTTTGGCTACCGGAAGGCTCGAGTCGCGACGGCGGCGTTGCTCGTTCCTGGTCTATCAGCTACACCAATTTACTTGATCAGTTCACGGAGAAAATACCGCCGCAAATTTCGCGCCGTGTTAAGTATTTCCCCTTTTACGGGCGTGAGAAGCTCGTCGAACAGGTAGTAACGAGTCTTAACAAAATTGAGGGCCAAAATATCTTACTTGTCGGAGAGCCAGGAATTGGCAAGAAAGAGCTGTTCTACTCCATCGCTTCTCGAGTGACGAACTACCAGACGAAAACTGGAATAGATGGTTATGAGGTGCGAATTCTCGACCTTCAGTCAATGCTGGCCGCGGCACCAACTGTTGAACAGCTTGGCCCACTTTTTCAGGGCCTCTTTCGCGACTTAACCAGTGCCGGCAACGTAATCCTACTCGTACCAGGTATTGATTTGCTTCTAGCTACAGAGGGTGCTGGCTCGGCTGACGTTGGTAATTTGCTAACCGAATACCTCTCGCACGATAAAATCCATATCATCGGCACGATTACGCCGGCTCATTACGTAACCATGGTTCAGTCAAAATCGATCTTAGCCTCAAAGTTTGTGGCGATTGAGGTTGGCGCTCCGAAGGGCAGGGATTTGGAGAAAATTCTCCTTAACAGCTTGCCACCAATTGAGAGCCGGTACGGCGTATTTTTCCAGCTTCAGTCATTACTAACCACCGTTCAGCTGTCGGATAGGTACATCAAAGATAAAGTCTCGCCTAAGCGCGAGATTGACCTTCTAGAGGAAATTGCCGCTTCAGCCCACGCCAAGAACACTGTCTTCGTGCTCCCGGAGGACGTAATGTTGGTTGTTGAGCAGCGGACCAAGGTGCCGCTACAGGTTAACGAAAAGGAACAGAAGACCTTACTGAATCTAGAAGAAGCCCTTCACCAGAGGATTATCGGGCAAAATCGCGCCATCAAGCTTGTGAGTGACGCGCTACTTAGAGCTAGAGCCGGCTTAAGTACCGGCAAGAAGCCAATCGGTTCGTTTCTGTTCTTAGGGCCAACGGGCGTTGGTAAAACCGAAACCGCCAAGGCCTTAGCGCAAATATATTTTGGGAGCGAAGAAAAGATTATCCGCCTGGATATGACCGAGTACGCTGACGAAAATGCGCTATCCAAATTACTCGGAACTGACGAGCTAAGGCATCCGGGCAGCTTGACTGTCGCGATCATGCAGAGCCCCTCAACCGTTCTACTACTGGACGAAATCGAGAAAGCTTCTGATACAGTGAAAAATGTTCTGCTCCAATTACTCGACGAAGGTCGTCTAACCACTAATTTCGGCAAAGTCCTAGATTTCACCAACACGATTGTCATCGCCACAAGTAACGCCGGATCAAGTTTTATAAAGAGTCAGGTCGAGCGCGGTGCCGAGGCGGCGACTACGGAGAAACAGCTACTTGATCAGCTCATAAGCGAGAGAACCTACCTTCCCGAGTTCCTTAATCGTTTCGATGGCGTTGTGGTCTTTTTACCGCTAACTAAAGCTGAAGTGAAACAAGTGGTGCTCTTGCAGCTTGAGCAGCTGAAAGCCCTAGTCAAACAGGAAAAAGGACTCGAGCTGGAGATCGCGCCAAGCGTAATAGAAACTCTGGCGGCCAAGGGCTATGACCCAGTGTTTGGGGCGCGAGCATTGCAGCGAGTCATGAAGCAAGAGCTGGAGACGGCGATCGCGCGTGAGATTATCGCCCAGAACCCAGACCCCGGGACGAAGCTAGTTATCTCTTCCCTGTAG
- a CDS encoding hydroxyacid dehydrogenase translates to MEGKRVVFFEVEKWEEEFFRERLHGTELVFYPHRLTPHNVPEAEGADFLVCFVYSDLKAHVLDQLRDIRGIATMSVGTNHIDMKLAHERNITVCNVPAYGPNTVAEHAIALLLALSRNIVPSVERTRDGDFDYRGLTGWDLMGKTLGVVGTGKIGAHVARIASGLGMRLMAFDPKPNDELVEKYGVEFVSLPQLLHASDVITLHCPLLANNTHVVGRDEFKQMKRGVVLINTARGGLVDTRALLEAIDDGIVSQAAVDVLEDEELLQEEKEFFSPYFQLKDYQTALADHALMRHPKVLVTPHNAFNSREALDNILETTAKNIEGMLTSDLVNVVS, encoded by the coding sequence ATGGAGGGGAAGCGTGTAGTCTTTTTTGAGGTAGAAAAATGGGAAGAAGAGTTCTTTCGTGAGCGATTACACGGCACGGAACTTGTCTTTTATCCGCATCGTTTGACGCCGCATAACGTCCCCGAGGCCGAGGGGGCGGATTTCCTGGTCTGTTTTGTTTACTCTGACCTGAAGGCTCATGTCCTCGATCAGTTGCGCGACATCAGGGGGATTGCCACGATGTCAGTGGGTACTAATCATATTGATATGAAACTAGCCCACGAGCGTAATATCACGGTTTGCAACGTCCCGGCGTACGGCCCAAACACCGTCGCGGAACACGCGATCGCTCTCTTACTGGCACTGTCTCGTAATATCGTCCCCTCTGTCGAGCGAACCCGCGACGGTGACTTTGACTATCGCGGTCTGACAGGTTGGGACTTGATGGGCAAAACGCTCGGCGTTGTCGGCACTGGCAAAATTGGTGCTCACGTTGCCCGGATCGCAAGCGGCTTGGGTATGCGCCTTATGGCCTTCGATCCCAAACCAAATGACGAACTAGTAGAGAAATACGGTGTTGAATTTGTTTCATTGCCGCAACTGCTCCACGCCAGCGATGTTATTACCCTCCATTGTCCGTTACTTGCTAACAACACCCACGTCGTCGGGCGCGACGAGTTCAAACAAATGAAAAGAGGAGTGGTATTAATTAACACCGCACGTGGCGGCTTAGTCGACACGAGAGCCTTGCTCGAGGCGATCGATGATGGGATCGTCTCCCAAGCGGCTGTCGATGTGTTGGAGGACGAGGAGCTTCTACAAGAAGAAAAAGAGTTTTTCTCACCGTATTTCCAGCTTAAAGACTACCAAACAGCGCTCGCCGATCACGCCCTAATGCGTCACCCGAAAGTTTTAGTCACGCCGCACAACGCGTTCAATAGTCGAGAAGCGCTCGACAATATTTTAGAAACTACCGCTAAGAATATCGAAGGAATGCTGACGAGCGATCTAGTTAATGTAGTGAGCTGA